One Pseudomonas sp. AN-1 genomic region harbors:
- the glnE gene encoding bifunctional [glutamate--ammonia ligase]-adenylyl-L-tyrosine phosphorylase/[glutamate--ammonia-ligase] adenylyltransferase: MSLPSLIDLPAELNALVEHSLQGLRARLDDAGQQALAAWPAARHAALARALGASDFVAELAVRDAAMLLELAESGELERALGAGELRDQLAAALEGCASEDDLARRLRRYRNRQQTRIIWRDVNRLADLAATCRDLSDLADASIDLAYRWLYAQQCAQSGTPIGARSGEAQHLVILGMGKLGAFELNLSSDIDLIFAYPEGGETTGARRSLDNQEFFTRVGQKLIKALDALTVDGFVFRVDMRLRPYGSGGPLVYSFNAMEQYYQDQGRDWERYAMIKARVVAGDQAAGAQLQQMLRPFVYRRYLDFSAIEALRSMKQLIQQEVRRKGMTENIKLGAGGIREVEFIAQAFQLIHGGRDLSLQQRPLLKVLDTLAGQGYLPPPVVDELKDGYRFLRYLEHALQAIADRQTQMLPDGELERARVAFIMGFPGWNALLDQLAHWRGRIDWHFRQVIADPDEDGGASLAGVGDEWLPLWQGALEPEAAQHHLADAGFADPASAWQRLEGLLHGSQVRAMQRLGRERLDAFMPGLLAAMVAHGNPDLLLERVLPLVEAVARRSAYLVLLSENPGALARLLTLCAASPWVAEQIARYPLLLDELLNEGRLYSPPGKDELAAELRERLTRIPEDDLEQQMEALRHFKLAHGLRVAASEIAGSLPLMKVSDYLTWLAEAILEQVLQLAWRQVGLRHGYPRRGDGSSAGEPEFVIVGYGKVGGIELGHSSDLDLVFIHNGDQQHETDGAKPIDSAQFYTRLGQRIIHLLTAQTASGALYEVDMRLRPSGAAGLLASSLAAFERYQEGEAWTWEHQALVRARVLAGSAAVGARFEAIRAQVLGRERDGAALRAEVSEMRAKMRDNLGSKATAGGTAAEAFDAAAAFDLKHDAGGIVDIEFMVQYAVLAWSRQYPELLRFTDNIRILEGLERAGLIASSDVRLLQEAYKAYRAAAHRLALQKQAGSVSGDHFHEERRGVMRIWRELGLA; encoded by the coding sequence ATGAGCCTCCCCTCCCTGATCGACCTGCCCGCGGAACTCAATGCCCTGGTCGAGCACAGCTTGCAGGGCCTGCGCGCCCGTCTCGATGATGCAGGTCAACAGGCCCTGGCGGCCTGGCCGGCGGCGCGCCACGCCGCGCTGGCGCGGGCGCTGGGCGCCAGCGACTTCGTCGCCGAGCTGGCCGTGCGCGACGCCGCCATGCTGCTCGAGCTGGCCGAGAGCGGCGAGCTAGAGCGAGCGCTGGGCGCCGGCGAGCTGCGCGACCAGCTGGCCGCGGCGCTGGAGGGCTGCGCCAGCGAGGACGATCTGGCCCGGCGCCTGCGCCGCTACCGCAACCGCCAGCAGACGCGGATCATCTGGCGCGACGTCAACCGCCTGGCCGACCTGGCCGCGACCTGCCGCGACCTCTCCGATCTGGCCGACGCCAGCATCGACCTGGCCTACCGCTGGCTGTACGCCCAGCAGTGCGCGCAGTCCGGCACGCCGATCGGCGCGCGCAGCGGCGAGGCGCAGCATCTGGTGATCCTCGGCATGGGCAAGCTCGGTGCCTTCGAGCTCAACCTGTCCTCGGACATCGACCTGATCTTCGCCTACCCCGAGGGCGGCGAGACCACGGGCGCGCGCCGCTCGCTGGACAACCAGGAGTTCTTCACCCGCGTCGGCCAGAAGCTGATCAAGGCGCTGGACGCGCTGACCGTCGACGGCTTCGTGTTCCGCGTCGACATGCGCCTGCGCCCCTACGGCTCCGGCGGCCCGCTGGTGTACAGCTTCAACGCCATGGAGCAGTACTACCAGGACCAGGGCCGCGACTGGGAGCGCTACGCGATGATCAAGGCGCGCGTGGTGGCCGGCGACCAGGCCGCCGGCGCGCAGCTGCAGCAGATGCTGCGGCCGTTCGTCTACCGCCGCTACCTGGACTTCTCGGCGATCGAGGCGCTGCGTAGCATGAAGCAGCTGATCCAGCAGGAGGTGCGGCGCAAGGGCATGACCGAGAACATCAAGCTCGGCGCCGGCGGCATCCGCGAGGTGGAGTTCATCGCCCAGGCCTTCCAGCTGATCCACGGCGGCCGCGACCTCAGCCTGCAGCAGCGGCCGCTGCTCAAGGTGCTCGACACCCTGGCCGGGCAGGGCTACCTGCCGCCGCCGGTGGTCGACGAACTCAAGGACGGCTACCGCTTCCTGCGCTACCTGGAGCACGCCCTGCAGGCGATCGCCGACCGCCAGACGCAGATGCTCCCCGACGGCGAGCTGGAGCGCGCGCGGGTGGCCTTCATCATGGGCTTCCCCGGCTGGAATGCGCTGCTCGACCAGCTGGCGCACTGGCGCGGGCGCATCGACTGGCACTTCCGCCAGGTGATCGCCGATCCCGACGAGGACGGCGGCGCCAGCCTGGCCGGCGTCGGCGACGAGTGGCTGCCGCTGTGGCAGGGCGCCCTCGAGCCCGAGGCGGCCCAGCACCACCTGGCCGACGCCGGCTTCGCCGATCCCGCCAGCGCCTGGCAGCGCCTGGAGGGCCTGCTGCACGGCTCGCAGGTGCGCGCCATGCAGCGCCTGGGGCGCGAGCGGCTGGACGCCTTCATGCCGGGCCTGCTCGCCGCGATGGTCGCCCACGGCAATCCCGACCTGCTGCTCGAGCGCGTGCTGCCGCTGGTCGAGGCGGTGGCGCGGCGCTCGGCCTACCTGGTGCTGCTGTCCGAGAACCCCGGCGCCCTGGCGCGCCTGCTGACCCTGTGCGCCGCCAGTCCCTGGGTGGCCGAGCAGATCGCCCGCTACCCGCTGCTGCTCGACGAACTGCTCAACGAGGGGCGCCTGTACAGCCCGCCGGGCAAGGACGAACTGGCCGCCGAGCTGCGCGAGCGCCTCACCCGCATCCCCGAGGACGACCTGGAGCAGCAGATGGAGGCGCTGCGCCACTTCAAGCTGGCCCACGGCCTGCGCGTGGCCGCCTCGGAGATCGCCGGCAGCCTGCCGCTGATGAAGGTGTCCGACTACCTGACCTGGCTGGCCGAGGCGATCCTCGAGCAGGTGCTGCAGCTGGCCTGGCGCCAGGTCGGCCTGCGCCACGGCTACCCGCGCCGTGGCGACGGCAGCAGCGCCGGCGAGCCGGAGTTCGTCATCGTCGGCTACGGCAAGGTCGGCGGCATCGAGCTGGGCCACAGTTCCGATCTGGACCTGGTGTTCATCCACAACGGCGACCAGCAGCACGAGACCGACGGCGCCAAGCCGATCGACAGCGCGCAGTTCTACACCCGCCTGGGCCAGCGCATCATCCACCTGCTCACCGCGCAGACCGCCTCCGGCGCGCTGTACGAGGTCGACATGCGTCTGCGCCCGTCCGGCGCGGCCGGCCTCCTGGCCAGCTCGCTGGCGGCCTTCGAGCGCTACCAGGAGGGCGAGGCCTGGACCTGGGAGCACCAGGCGCTGGTGCGCGCCCGCGTGCTGGCCGGCTCCGCCGCGGTCGGCGCGCGCTTCGAGGCGATCCGCGCCCAGGTGCTCGGCCGCGAGCGTGACGGCGCCGCGCTGCGCGCCGAGGTCAGCGAGATGCGCGCCAAGATGCGCGACAACCTAGGCAGCAAGGCCACCGCCGGCGGCACCGCGGCGGAGGCCTTCGACGCCGCGGCCGCCTTCGATCTCAAGCACGATGCCGGTGGTATCGTCGATATCGAATTTATGGTGCAATATGCCGTTCTCGCCTGGTCGCGGCAGTACCCTGAACTGCTGCGTTTCACCGACAACATCCGCATTCTGGAAGGGCTGGAGCGGGCTGGCCTGATCGCGAGCTCCGACGTCCGACTCCTGCAGGAGGCCTACAAGGCCTATCGCGCAGCCGCCCACCGCCTGGCCTTGCAAAAACAGGCCGGCAGTGTGAGCGGAGACCACTTCCACGAGGAACGCCGCGGCGTGATGCGGATCTGGCGCGAACTGGGGCTGGCCTGA
- a CDS encoding branched-chain amino acid transaminase, which translates to MSMADRDGVIWYDGELVPWREANTHVLTHSLHYGMGVFEGVRAYNTPDGTAIFRLQAHTDRLFDSAHIMGMKIPFTKEEINEATRAAVRENGLESAYIRPLAFYGSEGMGIRADNLKVHVVIAAWHWGAYMGDEALERGIKIRTSSFTRHHVNISMTRAKASGHYINSMLALQEAVSAGADEALLLDPEGYVAEGSGENVFIVKNGVIYTPEVTACLNGITRNTVLTLARELGVEIVEKRITRDEVYIADEAFFTGTAAEVTPIRELDGRQIGAGRRGPVTEKLQKAYFDLVTGKTAAHAEWRTLVK; encoded by the coding sequence ATGTCGATGGCCGATCGTGATGGCGTTATCTGGTATGACGGCGAACTGGTGCCGTGGCGCGAAGCCAACACCCATGTGCTGACCCACTCCCTGCACTACGGCATGGGCGTGTTCGAGGGCGTGCGTGCCTACAACACTCCGGATGGCACCGCGATCTTCCGTCTGCAGGCGCACACCGACCGCCTGTTCGACTCCGCCCACATCATGGGCATGAAGATCCCCTTCACCAAGGAAGAGATCAACGAGGCGACCCGTGCCGCCGTGCGCGAGAATGGTCTGGAAAGCGCCTACATCCGCCCGCTGGCCTTCTACGGCTCGGAAGGCATGGGTATCCGCGCCGACAACCTGAAGGTCCACGTGGTCATCGCCGCCTGGCACTGGGGCGCCTACATGGGCGACGAGGCCCTGGAGCGCGGCATCAAGATCCGCACCAGCTCGTTCACCCGCCACCACGTGAACATCTCCATGACCCGCGCCAAGGCCAGCGGTCACTACATCAACTCGATGCTGGCCCTGCAGGAAGCCGTGTCCGCCGGCGCCGACGAGGCCCTGCTGCTGGATCCGGAAGGCTACGTGGCCGAGGGTTCGGGCGAGAACGTGTTCATCGTCAAGAACGGCGTGATCTACACCCCCGAGGTCACCGCCTGCCTGAACGGCATCACCCGCAATACCGTGCTGACCCTGGCGCGCGAGCTGGGCGTCGAGATCGTCGAGAAGCGCATCACCCGCGACGAGGTGTACATCGCCGACGAGGCCTTCTTCACCGGCACCGCCGCCGAAGTGACCCCGATCCGCGAACTGGACGGCCGCCAGATCGGCGCCGGCCGCCGTGGTCCGGTCACCGAGAAGCTGCAGAAGGCCTACTTCGACCTGGTCACCGGCAAGACCGCTGCCCACGCCGAATGGCGCACCCTGGTCAAGTAA
- the waaF gene encoding lipopolysaccharide heptosyltransferase II, producing MNILIIGPSWVGDMVMAQTLFQCLRQRHPDCAIDVLAPEWSRPILERMPEVRQALSFPFGHGVLDLAGRRRIGKSLAGQYDQAILLPNSLKSALVPFFAGIRQRTGWVGEMRYGLLNDARKLDKARYPLMIERFMALAFEPGVELPKPYPRPQLQIDPASRAAALAKFGLELDRPVLALCPGAEFGEAKRWPAEHYAAVADAKIRAGWQVWLFGSKNDHPVGEAIREELMPGLQEEAVNLAGETSLAEAIDLLSCAAAVVSNDSGLMHVAAALDRPLVAVYGSTSPQFTPPLAEQVEIVRLGLDCSPCFERTCRFGHYNCLRDLQPQPVLAALERLAGDPLADPLPLEH from the coding sequence ATGAACATCCTGATCATCGGCCCCAGCTGGGTGGGCGACATGGTGATGGCGCAGACGCTGTTCCAGTGTCTCAGGCAGCGCCATCCCGACTGCGCCATCGACGTGCTGGCCCCCGAGTGGAGCCGGCCGATCCTCGAACGCATGCCCGAAGTCCGCCAGGCGCTGAGCTTCCCGTTCGGCCACGGCGTGCTCGACCTCGCCGGACGCCGGCGCATCGGCAAGTCGCTGGCCGGCCAGTACGACCAGGCGATCCTGCTGCCCAACTCGCTGAAGTCGGCGCTGGTGCCGTTCTTCGCCGGCATCCGCCAGCGCACCGGCTGGGTCGGCGAGATGCGCTACGGCCTGCTCAACGACGCCCGCAAGCTGGACAAGGCGCGCTACCCGCTGATGATCGAGCGCTTCATGGCCCTGGCCTTCGAGCCGGGTGTGGAGCTGCCCAAACCCTATCCGCGTCCGCAACTGCAGATCGACCCGGCCAGCCGCGCCGCGGCGCTGGCCAAGTTCGGCCTCGAGCTGGACCGCCCGGTGCTGGCGCTGTGCCCCGGCGCCGAGTTCGGCGAGGCCAAGCGCTGGCCGGCCGAGCACTATGCCGCGGTGGCCGACGCCAAGATCCGTGCCGGCTGGCAGGTCTGGCTGTTCGGCTCGAAGAACGACCACCCGGTCGGCGAGGCGATCCGCGAGGAGCTGATGCCCGGACTGCAGGAGGAGGCGGTCAACCTCGCCGGCGAGACCAGCCTGGCCGAGGCCATCGACCTGCTGTCCTGCGCCGCGGCGGTGGTGTCCAACGACTCCGGGCTGATGCACGTGGCCGCCGCGCTGGACCGCCCGCTGGTGGCGGTGTACGGCTCCACCTCGCCGCAGTTCACCCCGCCGCTGGCCGAGCAGGTGGAGATCGTCCGCCTCGGCCTCGACTGCAGCCCGTGCTTCGAACGCACCTGCCGCTTCGGCCACTACAACTGCCTGCGCGACCTGCAGCCGCAGCCGGTGCTGGCGGCGCTCGAGCGCCTGGCCGGCGACCCGCTGGCCGACCCGCTGCCGCTGGAGCACTGA
- the waaC gene encoding lipopolysaccharide heptosyltransferase I: protein MRVLLIKTSSLGDVIHSLPALTDAQRAIPGIRFDWVVEEGFAEIPTWHPAVDRVIPVALRRWRRNLWQTWRSGEWQQFKARLAERDYDLVLDAQGLVKSALLTRYARGPVAGLDRASAREPLASRFYDRGLPVPWGMHAVERLRQLFAQALGYPLPAETGDYALDRQRLLAGRRAEPYLLLLHGTTWTTKHWPERYWRELAELLGAQGWAIRLPWGNAEEKARAERIAAGLAHVTVLPKLNLAGVATELAGARACVAVDTGLGHLAAALDVPTISLYGPTNPGFTGAYGRGQIHLASDFPCAPCLKKTCAYQPSAEDRQRFDLATEQPLCFTRLDPARIAAELAALLPARIV, encoded by the coding sequence GTGCGCGTCCTGCTGATCAAGACGTCCTCGCTGGGCGACGTCATCCATAGCCTGCCGGCGCTCACCGACGCGCAGCGCGCCATCCCCGGCATCCGTTTCGACTGGGTGGTGGAGGAGGGCTTCGCCGAGATCCCCACCTGGCATCCGGCGGTCGACCGGGTGATCCCGGTGGCCCTGCGCCGCTGGCGCAGGAACCTCTGGCAGACCTGGCGCAGCGGCGAGTGGCAGCAGTTCAAGGCGCGCCTGGCCGAGCGCGACTACGACCTGGTGCTCGACGCCCAAGGCCTGGTCAAGAGCGCCTTGCTCACCCGCTACGCGCGCGGCCCGGTGGCCGGCCTGGATCGCGCCAGCGCCCGCGAGCCGCTGGCCAGTCGCTTCTACGATCGCGGCCTGCCGGTGCCCTGGGGCATGCACGCGGTGGAGCGGCTGCGCCAGCTGTTCGCCCAGGCGCTCGGCTATCCGCTGCCGGCGGAGACCGGTGACTACGCCCTCGACCGCCAGCGCCTGCTCGCCGGCCGCCGCGCCGAGCCTTACCTGCTGCTGCTGCACGGCACCACCTGGACCACCAAGCACTGGCCGGAGCGCTACTGGCGCGAGCTGGCCGAGCTGCTCGGCGCCCAGGGCTGGGCGATCCGCCTGCCGTGGGGCAATGCCGAGGAGAAGGCGCGCGCCGAGCGCATCGCCGCCGGGCTGGCGCACGTGACGGTGCTGCCGAAACTGAATCTGGCCGGCGTCGCCACTGAGCTGGCCGGCGCCCGCGCCTGCGTGGCGGTGGACACCGGCCTCGGCCACCTGGCCGCCGCCCTGGACGTGCCGACCATCTCCCTGTACGGCCCGACCAACCCCGGTTTCACCGGCGCCTACGGCCGCGGCCAGATCCACCTGGCCAGCGACTTCCCCTGCGCGCCCTGCCTGAAGAAGACCTGCGCCTACCAGCCCTCGGCCGAGGATCGCCAGCGTTTCGACCTGGCCACGGAACAGCCGCTGTGCTTCACCCGTCTCGACCCGGCACGGATCGCCGCCGAGCTGGCGGCCCTGCTGCCTGCGAGAATCGTCTGA
- a CDS encoding glycosyltransferase family 4 protein, with protein MQLAFVLYKYFPFGGLQRDFLRIALECQRRGHAIRVYTPIWEGEVPPGFDVRVAKIRSWSNHRRNEKFSAWLAADLARDPVDRVVGFNKMPGLDVYYAADGCYEDKAQTLRNPLYRFGKRYRHFAEYEHAVFAAEARTEILMISEVQQPLFVRHYGTPAGRFHLLPPGIAQDRRAPANAAAIRAEFRREFDLGDADLLLVQIGSGFKTKGLDRSLKALASLPRELKKRTRLIAIGQDDPKPFLLQVKALGLSEQVQILKGRSDIPRFLLGADLLIHPAYNENTGTVLLEALVSGLPVLVTDVCGYAHYIADADCGRVLPSPFEQERLNQYLAEMLADDAARARWGANGLAYADTADLYSMPQKAADVILGEQA; from the coding sequence ATGCAACTGGCCTTCGTGCTGTACAAGTACTTCCCCTTCGGTGGCCTGCAGCGCGACTTCCTGCGCATCGCCCTGGAATGCCAGCGCCGCGGCCACGCCATCCGCGTCTACACGCCGATCTGGGAAGGCGAGGTGCCGCCCGGCTTCGACGTGCGGGTGGCGAAGATCCGCTCCTGGTCCAACCACCGGCGCAACGAGAAGTTCAGCGCCTGGCTGGCCGCCGATCTGGCCCGTGATCCGGTCGACCGGGTGGTCGGCTTCAACAAGATGCCGGGCCTCGACGTCTACTACGCCGCCGACGGCTGCTACGAGGACAAGGCGCAGACCCTGCGCAACCCGCTGTACCGTTTCGGCAAGCGTTACCGCCACTTCGCCGAGTACGAGCACGCGGTGTTCGCCGCCGAGGCCAGGACCGAGATCCTGATGATCTCCGAGGTGCAGCAGCCGCTGTTCGTCAGGCACTATGGCACGCCGGCCGGGCGCTTCCACCTGCTGCCGCCGGGCATCGCCCAGGATCGCCGCGCGCCGGCCAACGCCGCCGCGATCCGCGCCGAGTTCCGCCGCGAGTTCGACCTGGGCGACGCCGACCTGCTGCTGGTGCAGATCGGCTCCGGCTTCAAGACCAAGGGGCTGGACCGCAGCCTCAAGGCGCTGGCCAGCCTGCCGCGCGAGCTGAAGAAACGCACCCGGCTGATCGCCATCGGCCAGGACGATCCCAAGCCGTTCCTCCTGCAGGTCAAGGCGCTCGGCCTGTCCGAGCAGGTGCAGATCCTCAAGGGGCGCAGCGACATCCCGCGCTTTTTGCTCGGCGCCGACCTGCTGATCCACCCGGCCTACAACGAGAACACCGGCACCGTGCTGCTGGAGGCGCTGGTCTCCGGCCTGCCGGTGCTGGTCACCGACGTCTGCGGCTATGCCCACTACATCGCCGATGCCGACTGCGGCCGGGTGCTGCCCAGTCCGTTCGAGCAGGAGCGCCTCAACCAGTACCTGGCCGAGATGCTCGCCGACGACGCGGCGCGTGCGCGCTGGGGCGCCAACGGCCTGGCCTATGCCGATACGGCGGATCTCTACTCCATGCCGCAGAAGGCCGCCGACGTGATCCTCGGGGAGCAAGCATGA
- the rfaP gene encoding lipopolysaccharide core heptose(I) kinase RfaP: MQLILAEPFKSLWQGKDAFTEVEKLQGQVYRELEGRRTLRTEVAGRGYFVKIHRGIGWGEIVKNLLTLRAPVLGAGQEWTAIQRLTEAGVPTMTAVAFGERGANPAAQHSFIVTEELAPTVSLEDFSRDWISAPPEPRLKRALIRRVAEMVGAMHRAGVNHRDCYICHFLLHTDQAVTADDFRLSVIDLHRAQTRAAVPRRWRDKDLAALYFSALDIGLTRRDVLRFLRSYFQRPLRDTLRDEARLLAWLEAKAARLRERYLRKYAPGASA, encoded by the coding sequence ATGCAACTGATCCTCGCCGAACCTTTCAAGAGCCTGTGGCAGGGCAAGGACGCCTTCACCGAGGTGGAGAAGCTGCAGGGCCAGGTCTACCGCGAACTGGAAGGCCGCCGCACCCTGCGCACCGAGGTGGCCGGGCGCGGCTACTTCGTCAAGATCCACCGTGGCATCGGCTGGGGCGAGATCGTCAAGAACCTGCTGACCCTCAGGGCCCCGGTGCTCGGCGCCGGCCAGGAATGGACGGCGATCCAGCGCCTGACAGAGGCCGGCGTGCCGACCATGACCGCGGTGGCCTTCGGCGAGCGTGGCGCCAATCCCGCCGCGCAGCACTCCTTCATCGTCACCGAGGAGCTGGCGCCCACCGTCAGCCTCGAGGACTTCAGCCGCGACTGGATCTCGGCACCGCCGGAGCCGCGCCTCAAGCGCGCGCTGATCCGCCGCGTCGCCGAGATGGTCGGCGCCATGCACCGCGCCGGGGTCAACCACCGCGACTGCTACATCTGCCATTTCCTGCTGCATACGGACCAGGCGGTGACCGCCGACGACTTCCGCCTGTCGGTGATCGACCTGCACCGCGCGCAGACCCGCGCTGCCGTGCCGCGCCGCTGGCGCGACAAGGACCTGGCCGCGCTGTACTTCTCCGCGCTGGATATCGGCCTGACCCGCCGCGACGTGCTGCGTTTCCTCAGGAGCTACTTCCAGCGCCCGCTGCGCGACACCTTGCGCGACGAGGCCCGCCTGCTGGCCTGGCTGGAGGCCAAGGCGGCCAGGCTGCGCGAGCGCTACCTGCGCAAGTACGCACCGGGGGCCTCGGCGTGA
- a CDS encoding lipopolysaccharide kinase InaA family protein, with translation MSGWQLAAELPAAAREAFADLDRVFALDGEWVAEDQMSRVLRVEVAGLRYYVKQYWGAGKGLRRWLGRPRVEAEWQNLRLFAQWGIPAAPVVAWGLERRLGCFARGALITAELAGTADLAALARNHDPRLRQRDWLNRVSRQLAEATRLMHRHGFAHNDLKWRNLLVDQTGNLYLIDCPTGSFWWGPLLDYRIVKDLACLDKVAKYHLSRSRRLRFYLQYRGRERLSANDKCRLRKILAFFEGRE, from the coding sequence GTGAGTGGCTGGCAGCTGGCTGCCGAGCTGCCCGCCGCCGCGCGGGAGGCCTTCGCCGATCTCGACCGGGTGTTCGCCCTGGACGGCGAGTGGGTGGCCGAGGACCAGATGTCCCGGGTGCTGCGCGTCGAGGTGGCCGGACTGCGCTACTACGTCAAGCAGTACTGGGGCGCCGGCAAGGGCCTGCGCCGCTGGCTGGGACGGCCGCGGGTCGAGGCCGAATGGCAGAACCTGCGCCTGTTCGCCCAGTGGGGCATTCCCGCCGCGCCGGTGGTGGCCTGGGGGCTGGAGCGCCGCCTGGGCTGCTTCGCGCGCGGCGCTCTGATCACCGCCGAACTGGCCGGCACCGCGGATCTCGCCGCCCTGGCGCGCAACCACGACCCGCGCCTGCGCCAGCGCGACTGGCTGAACAGGGTCAGCCGCCAGCTGGCCGAGGCCACCCGCCTGATGCACCGCCATGGTTTCGCCCACAACGACCTGAAGTGGCGCAACCTGCTGGTCGACCAGACCGGCAATCTCTACCTGATCGACTGCCCGACCGGCAGCTTCTGGTGGGGGCCGCTGCTCGACTACCGGATCGTCAAGGATCTCGCCTGCCTGGACAAGGTGGCCAAGTACCACCTGTCGCGCAGCCGTCGCCTGCGCTTCTACCTGCAGTACCGCGGGCGCGAACGGCTGTCGGCCAACGACAAGTGCCGCCTGCGCAAGATCCTCGCCTTCTTCGAGGGCCGCGAATGA
- a CDS encoding lipopolysaccharide kinase InaA family protein, which yields MRLSELASAGRRPALSLSIELPGGELRLLSLLRVLPGQRYVGEAEWQGRRVLAKLLVGARAARQHARELDGARLLREQGLDTPELLAEGLVAGEGGWLLFEFLAAAVSLGSVWQAVAEQPPLSAAQQALLGEALGAIGRLHARGLWQDDLHLDNLLRCRERLYLIDGGGIRAQLAGQPLARAQALQNLGVFFAQLPAELEPFIDRLLPAYLQANPAHALDASDLREPIAAVRRWRLRDYLKKLGRDCTLFSVQRSRDDLRIVRRDQAEALLPLLEQADAAIGAGVALKQGGSATVARVELAGRPVVIKRYNIKGLGHWLKRCWRPSRAWHSWVEGNRLEFLGIATPRPLAMRESRRFGLRGRAWLITEHAGGEDILRRFARDGSRLPPENELQALERLFAALCRERIAHGDLKGTNLLWQDGRWALIDLDAMHQHRCPRRFARAYAKDRARFLRNWPADSALYRLLDQRLPQVPGTCPE from the coding sequence CTGCGCCTGAGCGAACTGGCCAGCGCCGGGCGCCGCCCGGCGCTGTCGCTGAGCATCGAGCTGCCCGGCGGCGAACTGCGCCTGCTGAGTCTGTTGCGCGTGCTGCCGGGGCAGCGCTACGTCGGCGAGGCCGAATGGCAGGGCCGCCGGGTGCTGGCCAAGCTGCTGGTCGGCGCCAGGGCGGCGCGCCAGCACGCCCGCGAGCTGGACGGCGCGCGCCTGCTGCGCGAGCAGGGGCTGGACACCCCCGAGCTGCTGGCCGAGGGGCTGGTGGCGGGCGAGGGCGGCTGGCTGCTGTTCGAGTTCCTCGCCGCCGCCGTCAGCCTCGGCAGCGTCTGGCAGGCGGTGGCCGAGCAGCCGCCGCTGTCCGCCGCCCAGCAGGCGCTGCTCGGCGAGGCGCTGGGCGCCATCGGCCGCCTGCATGCCCGCGGCCTGTGGCAGGACGATCTGCACCTGGACAACCTGCTGCGCTGCCGCGAGCGCCTGTACCTGATCGACGGCGGCGGCATCCGCGCCCAGCTGGCCGGGCAGCCGCTGGCCCGCGCCCAGGCGCTGCAGAATCTCGGTGTGTTCTTCGCCCAGCTGCCGGCGGAGCTGGAGCCCTTCATCGACCGCCTGCTGCCGGCCTATCTGCAGGCCAATCCGGCGCATGCGCTGGACGCCAGCGACCTGCGCGAGCCCATCGCCGCCGTGCGCCGCTGGCGCCTCAGGGACTACCTGAAGAAGCTCGGCCGCGACTGCACCCTGTTCAGCGTGCAGCGCAGCCGCGACGACCTGCGCATCGTCCGTCGCGACCAGGCCGAGGCGCTGCTGCCGCTGCTGGAGCAGGCGGATGCCGCCATCGGCGCCGGCGTTGCCCTGAAGCAGGGCGGCAGCGCCACCGTGGCGCGCGTCGAGCTGGCCGGCCGGCCTGTGGTGATCAAGCGCTACAACATCAAGGGCCTGGGCCACTGGCTCAAGCGCTGCTGGCGGCCCAGCCGCGCCTGGCACAGCTGGGTTGAGGGCAACCGCCTGGAGTTCCTCGGCATCGCCACCCCGCGGCCGCTGGCCATGCGCGAGAGCCGCCGCTTCGGCCTGCGCGGGCGCGCCTGGCTGATTACCGAACATGCCGGCGGAGAGGATATACTCCGCCGATTCGCGCGCGATGGCAGTCGTCTGCCGCCGGAGAACGAGCTGCAGGCACTCGAGCGACTGTTCGCCGCCCTGTGCCGCGAGCGCATCGCCCACGGCGACCTCAAGGGCACCAACCTGCTCTGGCAGGACGGCCGCTGGGCGCTGATCGACCTCGACGCCATGCACCAGCACCGCTGCCCGCGGCGCTTCGCCAGGGCCTACGCCAAAGACCGCGCCCGCTTCCTGCGCAACTGGCCGGCCGATTCGGCCCTCTACCGGTTGCTCGACCAACGTTTACCGCAGGTGCCCGGCACCTGCCCTGAATAG